Within Desulfolithobacter dissulfuricans, the genomic segment ATGGCCCTGTTCAGCGGCCGGCGACCCATCACCGGCTCCGAGCAGATCGGGCCGGTCACCCCCGACCCGGCCACCATGACTTCCTTTGCCGACTTCAAAGAGGCCTTCTATACCCAGCTCGACTGGCTCATCGAGAACGCCATCGAGCTCAATGAACAGATGGGTGTCATCCATCAGGAGATGCTGCCCTCACCCCTGCTGTCCGCTTTTTTCGAAGGGCCGATGGAGAAGGGCCGCGATCTTATCCACGGCGGCTCGATCTACAACTCGTCCGGGGCTACCCATATCGGCTTTGCCGACGTGGTCGATTCCTTAAACGGTATCGAGCACGCGGTCTTCAATGAAAAGAAATGCACCTTTGCTGAACTGATCGAGGCCATCCGGTCCGGTTTTTCCGGCCGGGATCACGAAACGCTGCGGGTCTACCTGCAGAACCGTTGTCCCAAGTTCGGCACCGAACACCCCATTGCCCTGCGCAACTCCAGGGAACTGGTGGATCACCTGTTCACTGTCTACCAGTCGCACACCAACTACCGTGGCGGTCCTTACCGTCCAGCCTTCTGGACCATGACCAACCACGCCGGGCTGGGCGGCATTACCGGCGCGCTGCCCAGCGGCCGCAAGCCACACAGTGTCCTGGCCAGTGGCATCACCCCTGTCTCCGGCGCAGCCCCGGAGCTCACCGCCTGCCTCAACGCGGTGTCCTACCTTGGCGGCCTTCAGGTCCCCGGCGGCTGGGCCTTCAACCTCAAGTACTCCCCGGAACCTGACCAGGAGATCATGAAAAAGCGGTTTGCCCAGACCATGGAAGCCTACTTCCTGTCCGGCGGCCACCAGGTCCAGTTCAACATCATGACCTATGAGATGCTCCTTGATGCCAAGGCCCATCCGGACGAATATCCGGAGCTCATGGTCCGGGTATCCGGTTACTCGGCCTATTACAAGGATCTCAACGAGATGATGCAGGATGAACTCATAACCCGCACCCAATACGATCTCGACAGCGGTGCGGCAGTGCCTTTCCCAGGTAACACTGCAGGGAGGGATGCGTGATGTTCGACTTTCTCAAAAAACTTGACCTGGATGATTTTGAGATCAGCCGCCTCGATGACATGCTGATCCAGAACCTGTGGGCCAGCTTCAGGGAATGTACCGAGTCGGAAGCTGCCGAGGAGTTTCTCCAGTTGCTCCTCACGCTGATGATGGTCATGTTTCGCCTGAACCGCGACTACCGACAAAACATCCAGGATTTTAACGGCCGCTACCAGTTTCTCAGCAAGGATGGTGAGATTACCGTTGCCGCCATTTTCCGGGATGGCCGCATGGAGGTCAGGGAGGCCGTCATCCCGGACCCGCATATCACCATCACCTTCCGGGACGGAAGAGCCCTGTTCAACTACCTCATCTCGCCGCGCCAGGATATCATCGGTTCCATCCTCCGGCACGACGTGGAGACCGATGGCAACCTCAACTACCTCTACCGATTTGGCTATCTTGCCAAGCAACTCCTGGAAATGGCACCTGGCCAGTGAAGCGAGGCCGTATAGGTTCCATAGGGCGGTATTGCCTCCACGACGGACCCGGCATTCGGACAACGGTGTTCCTTAAAGGGTGTCCCCTGCAATGTCCCTGGTGCCATAACCCGGAATTCATCAATCCAGCCCCGGAGATCGCCTTTTATCACAGCCGCTGCGTGGGCTGCGGGGAGTGCGGCGAGGTCTGCCGGGACCAGGCCATCAGCTATGCCACCCCGCTGCGGATCATCCGCAACAGATGTACCGTCTGCGGCCTCTGCGTCGAGGCCTGCCCGGCCCGGGCCCTGGAGTTTGTCGGCCAGGAGATGAGCGTGGAGGAAGTGCTGGAGATCATCATGCGCGACCAGCACTTCTACGAGGTCTCGGGCGGCGGGGTCACCCTGTCCGGCGGCGAGCCCACGGTGCAGATGGAGTTCATCTCCGCCCTGCTGAAGGAACTCAAAGCCAGGGGAGTCCACACTGCCATCCAGACCAGCGGTTACTTTGTCTGGGAGGAGTTTGCCAGTGGGCCCCTGCCGCTGCTCGATCTCATCTTCATGGATATCAAAATAGCTGACCCTCGGGAGCACCGGCTTGTCACCGGGGTCGAGAATACGGTTATTCGGGAGAACCTGGAACGGCTTATACGTGAGTTCCCGGACAAGGAGGTCGTGGTGAGAATACCCATTGTTCCGGGGTACACGGCCTTTGCGGAAAACCTCTATGCTCTTTCCTCCTGGCTTGAAGATATCGGTGCCCGGCAGGTGGTTCTCCTGCCGTTCCATCCGTTTGGCATCTCAAAGGCTGAAAATATCGGCAGGCAGGTGGACGAAAGACTGCCCCGCAAGTCTCTGTGCCAGGGGAGCTTTTGAAGTGGCAGAGTCTTTTTCAGTGGGCTGAAGAAAAGGAGTAGAGATCATGCTGTTGAAAAAGGGAATACAGAACCAGAGGGTGGAGGAACTGCAGAAACGGCTCCAGGAACTGGGCTACGATCCGGGACCGGCGGACGGTGTCTTTGGCCCGAGGACCGAGATGGCGGTGCTCGCTTTTCAGGAGGACAAGGGTCTTTCAGTGGACGGCGTGGTCGGGCGGGAAACCTGGAACGGTCTGTTTGCCAGCCCCATACCGGAGGTAGTTTCAGAGCTGACCAGGCCACCTTCCTACAGCCAGTGTTTTGATGTCTTTGGTGATTTCCGGGTCGCAGGCTGGCAGGAACAGAGCCTGGTCCGCTGCGACCTCTCGGAGATGGCCGATGCCCTGGGGCATATCTACATCAGCTGGCTCACCGAAGACGACAAGGCCTTTGTCCATCATAACTGATTTGGTTTTGTCTGTCACCGCCTGGTGGCGCCCCATATCCAGGCCGCCTTCCAGACCGTGGTGGAACGGGGCCTGGCCGACAAAATCCGAACCTGGGACGGCTGTTTCAATGTACGGCACATGCGCGGTGCCGGCCAGTGGTCTACCCATTCCTGGGGCATTGCCTTTGACCTGGATGCGCCCTGGAACCGCTTCGGACAGCGGAACTTTGCCATGGATGAAGAGGTGGCAGCGTGTTTTGAAGAGGCAGGATTTGTCTGGGGCGGCCGCTGGAACCGGCCAGATGGTATCACTAGTGTCCGGTTATAGTTAACTGAAATCAAATAACATTTTTTGTGGATTGTCGATTTTGTGTTTAGCAGGCGGTCGTTCAAACAGTGCCCACAAACTCTGCCTTTTGAACAGGTTTAGCTGCAGTAAACGCTGGATTTGAGTAATTGACTGGCCGAGATTTGCCAGGAACTTCATATACGCGAGGACCAGCATGGTGATCAAGGCAACCCAAATCTGCGTCATGACAGCGTTGCGACTGGTGCCCAGGAAGGTCTTGATCTTCAGGTTCTGCTTGATCCACTTGAAAAACAGCTCGATCTTCCAGCGATCCTTGTAGATATCGGCAATGGTCTTGGCGGCAAGGTGAAAATTATTGGTCAGAAAAAAGTACTGCTTGCCAGTCTCTGGGTCTCTATAGCCGATCCTGCGTAATGGAATGGGACAGTCACCGGCCTTGGGGCCGGTCAGGATAATGGTCTGATCAGAGGTGAGTCCTTTGT encodes:
- a CDS encoding glycyl-radical enzyme activating protein encodes the protein MKRGRIGSIGRYCLHDGPGIRTTVFLKGCPLQCPWCHNPEFINPAPEIAFYHSRCVGCGECGEVCRDQAISYATPLRIIRNRCTVCGLCVEACPARALEFVGQEMSVEEVLEIIMRDQHFYEVSGGGVTLSGGEPTVQMEFISALLKELKARGVHTAIQTSGYFVWEEFASGPLPLLDLIFMDIKIADPREHRLVTGVENTVIRENLERLIREFPDKEVVVRIPIVPGYTAFAENLYALSSWLEDIGARQVVLLPFHPFGISKAENIGRQVDERLPRKSLCQGSF
- a CDS encoding peptidoglycan-binding domain-containing protein encodes the protein MLLKKGIQNQRVEELQKRLQELGYDPGPADGVFGPRTEMAVLAFQEDKGLSVDGVVGRETWNGLFASPIPEVVSELTRPPSYSQCFDVFGDFRVAGWQEQSLVRCDLSEMADALGHIYISWLTEDDKAFVHHN
- a CDS encoding M15 family metallopeptidase gives rise to the protein MAPHIQAAFQTVVERGLADKIRTWDGCFNVRHMRGAGQWSTHSWGIAFDLDAPWNRFGQRNFAMDEEVAACFEEAGFVWGGRWNRPDGITSVRL